In Xanthocytophaga agilis, a genomic segment contains:
- a CDS encoding DUF6576 domain-containing protein yields the protein MIAQPGWFSGDQGLLTKEDKYNAAKRAKEKEIDRLLDKINKKGMDQLSEKEKERLKQLSE from the coding sequence ATGATTGCGCAACCTGGTTGGTTTTCAGGAGATCAGGGATTGTTGACAAAAGAAGATAAGTACAATGCAGCCAAACGTGCCAAGGAAAAAGAAATAGATCGTTTGCTGGATAAAATTAACAAGAAAGGGATGGATCAGTTATCCGAAAAAGAGAAAGAACGATTGAAGCAGCTCTCAGAATAA
- a CDS encoding DNA/RNA non-specific endonuclease, which translates to MLTFELYGETQSELKYHHFTVVMNRERRQCFYSACNIDGLLSKRGVKRTGWKYDSRIPKEFQIKNECYGNPPKFSRGHMTRKEDPIWGDLALAKAAGGDSFHVTNATPQMQSFNAPVWLALEDYALENARQDAMKISVFTGPIFTEQDPVKYGVKIPVDFFKILVFIHDTTRKLCATGYTVSQKDHLSNQEFVFGEFETYQVSIKSIERRTGLHFGSLSSVDPIKGLEAFGAPLAKVEEIRFV; encoded by the coding sequence GTGCTGACATTTGAATTGTATGGAGAAACTCAGTCGGAACTAAAATATCACCATTTTACAGTAGTGATGAACCGGGAACGACGTCAATGTTTTTATAGTGCCTGTAATATTGATGGATTACTGAGCAAAAGAGGTGTTAAAAGGACTGGTTGGAAATATGATAGCCGAATTCCAAAAGAATTTCAGATCAAGAATGAATGCTATGGGAACCCTCCGAAATTTTCGAGAGGGCATATGACCAGAAAAGAAGATCCTATCTGGGGTGATTTGGCTTTAGCCAAAGCTGCCGGAGGTGATAGTTTTCATGTTACCAATGCAACTCCCCAGATGCAATCTTTTAATGCTCCTGTTTGGCTGGCCCTGGAAGATTATGCATTGGAGAATGCAAGACAGGATGCGATGAAGATATCTGTCTTTACAGGGCCGATTTTCACAGAGCAGGACCCTGTAAAATATGGCGTTAAAATTCCCGTAGATTTTTTCAAGATCCTTGTTTTTATTCATGATACTACCAGAAAACTGTGTGCTACTGGCTATACGGTCTCTCAAAAAGATCATCTGAGTAATCAGGAGTTTGTATTTGGTGAGTTCGAGACCTATCAGGTTTCTATCAAATCAATAGAAAGACGAACAGGTTTGCATTTTGGCAGCCTCTCATCTGTTGATCCTATAAAAGGACTGGAAGCATTTGGAGCTCCATTGGCGAAGGTGGAAGAAATACGATTTGTTTAA
- a CDS encoding helix-turn-helix transcriptional regulator gives MHYQEITPYSSLLPYIDCYWSIRTGENVANRSNRVIPDICADIIINAGEEVQVSTNQRYLLRHGAAYLTGTMTTFQDTILTNNTHLIGIRFKPFGMSSLLNIFLQGAADTITETEKSVFNLSVLSTRQSLVSIESLNKYLISRVRNQNVDRYNPIIGTILEHNGNIPINELAHDHCISERQFERLFQTHLGVTAKEICNIVRFQHAFKQIKNRKHESLLDIAYTSGYYDHAHLTKHIKKYSGQSPSSL, from the coding sequence ATGCACTATCAGGAAATAACACCCTATTCGTCACTTCTCCCCTATATTGACTGTTATTGGAGTATTCGGACAGGAGAGAATGTAGCTAACAGATCTAACAGAGTAATACCAGATATTTGTGCTGATATTATCATCAATGCTGGTGAAGAAGTACAGGTATCTACTAATCAAAGGTATCTTCTCAGACATGGAGCAGCATATCTGACAGGTACAATGACCACCTTTCAGGATACAATCCTAACCAATAATACACATCTTATAGGAATACGATTCAAACCCTTTGGTATGAGTTCCTTGCTAAATATTTTTTTACAAGGAGCAGCAGATACTATTACAGAAACCGAAAAATCTGTTTTTAATCTTTCTGTTCTTTCCACAAGGCAATCTCTGGTATCTATAGAATCGCTAAATAAATATCTGATCAGTAGAGTCAGGAATCAGAATGTAGATCGCTACAATCCTATTATTGGTACTATACTTGAACATAACGGAAATATACCTATTAATGAACTAGCCCATGATCATTGTATTTCTGAAAGACAATTTGAACGTCTATTCCAAACTCATTTGGGAGTGACAGCCAAAGAAATCTGCAACATTGTTCGGTTTCAACATGCGTTCAAACAGATTAAAAACCGAAAACACGAAAGTCTGCTGGACATTGCATATACATCTGGTTATTATGACCATGCCCATTTAACCAAACATATCAAAAAGTATTCAGGGCAATCTCCCTCCTCTTTGTAA
- a CDS encoding cobalamin-independent methionine synthase II family protein encodes MPQIPTEPIGSIPRPAYLQDAMKAFSKSEIKESELNTLFEKATLETIKELEATGSPVISDGEQSKPSFVTYPIHGYPHLAADGVIIPFADGHTRQLPKITAGPFRYQTFASSYLEKAKRYTLLPVKQAVIAVSAISLLYPPEGIDGYAQAQFIADLLDEAEKDIRKCLIGGAYTVQIDFTEARLALKLDPSKQLLNAFIELNNKVLNRFSEDERRRIGVHTCPGGDHDSTHSADIPYSELLPLLFKIKAGNFYLEYAAEKEKQSVLKSIKENLQPGQRVFLGVTDVLNPRIETAEEISELLVEASRIIPLNQLGSTDDCGFSPFADDISTARNIAFSKIKARVDGTALAEKKLNSR; translated from the coding sequence ATGCCCCAAATACCTACAGAGCCTATTGGCAGTATTCCTCGTCCAGCTTATTTACAAGATGCTATGAAAGCCTTTAGTAAGTCAGAAATCAAAGAATCTGAATTAAATACACTCTTTGAAAAAGCGACACTTGAGACTATCAAAGAATTAGAGGCTACAGGTTCGCCTGTTATTTCAGATGGAGAACAGTCCAAACCCAGCTTTGTGACTTATCCTATACATGGCTATCCACATTTGGCTGCTGATGGTGTAATCATACCTTTTGCGGATGGTCACACCCGGCAATTGCCAAAGATTACAGCGGGACCTTTTCGATATCAGACTTTTGCCAGTAGTTATCTGGAGAAAGCTAAAAGGTATACATTATTGCCTGTAAAGCAGGCTGTTATTGCTGTATCTGCTATTAGTTTGTTGTATCCGCCAGAAGGAATAGATGGATATGCGCAAGCCCAATTTATAGCCGATTTGCTGGACGAAGCAGAAAAAGATATTCGTAAATGTCTGATAGGTGGAGCTTATACTGTTCAGATTGACTTTACAGAAGCCAGACTTGCTTTGAAACTAGACCCTAGCAAACAGCTGTTGAATGCGTTTATTGAATTAAACAACAAAGTGCTGAACCGTTTTTCAGAAGACGAAAGACGCCGAATTGGTGTTCATACCTGTCCAGGAGGTGATCATGACTCAACCCATAGTGCTGATATTCCTTATTCAGAATTGCTACCACTTCTTTTCAAAATAAAGGCTGGCAACTTCTATCTGGAGTATGCGGCTGAGAAAGAAAAACAGTCTGTACTAAAATCCATTAAGGAAAACCTGCAACCTGGCCAACGTGTCTTTCTGGGTGTTACGGATGTCTTGAATCCACGAATTGAAACTGCTGAAGAAATCAGTGAGCTTCTGGTTGAAGCATCGAGAATCATTCCATTGAATCAATTAGGTTCTACAGATGATTGTGGTTTTTCTCCCTTTGCCGATGATATTTCAACTGCCCGGAATATAGCTTTCTCGAAGATCAAAGCTCGTGTGGATGGAACTGCACTGGCTGAGAAGAAATTGAACTCCAGATGA
- a CDS encoding CRTAC1 family protein yields the protein MKPILYLTLLGVLWLGLLSCHKPSSEEQMLAVLEKTKQKLHNYKNGFCPEAKIAFVDSILKVTPQNNFVVIIQAAFERSNVLLQLGRATEAVQVLEPLLKDPRIPASFFDAIRSNLALAYLREGEQTNCVTNHGVEMCVFPIKNGGIHKDMTGSRAAIQEYEAKLANSPDDLEARWLLNIAYMTLGEYPQNVPKQFLIPNMGGQDDCEVKPFEDLAIGLGLDQKDHAGGVILEDFDEDGFIDIVTSCWDINKPMHYFKNNGDGTFTDRSKASGLTKITGGLNIMQTDYNNDGFKDIFVTRGAWLGTIFGEQPNSLLRNNGNGTFTDVTIESGLLSFHPTQAATWNDFNNDGWLDVFIGNETSKWSESLQTCEFYLNNGDGTFTNVADKVHCNINAFVKGVTSGDYDNDGFKDIFISTLNGERILLRNKGVTDGIIDFEDVTNKAGLKDEDHNTFPTWFWDYDNDGYLDIFVCDYTFTKSLASYAAAEYLGKPEKFTGQPCLYHNNRNGTFTNVTHAMGLYTTAFAMGANFGDIDNDGYLDMYLGTGNPNYQSLVPNKMFKNIRGERFADVTTSAKVGNLQKGHGVAFADMDNDGDQDIFIEMGGAYIGDAYPNSFFQNPGQSNNNWLSLTLEGTQSNKAAIGTSVKVSFTENGKTRSVYRDVNSGGSFGSSPLKREIGIGQATMIDQIEIKWHGSGLMQTFKNVLPNQFIKIKEGSNVIEKIKLQRLDFNKKSTQNIAVCNSVM from the coding sequence ATGAAACCTATATTATACCTTACGCTGTTAGGTGTTTTATGGCTGGGTTTACTCTCATGTCATAAGCCATCTTCAGAAGAACAGATGCTGGCAGTTCTGGAAAAAACAAAACAGAAACTGCATAATTATAAAAATGGTTTTTGTCCGGAAGCAAAGATTGCCTTTGTAGACTCTATATTAAAAGTTACCCCTCAGAATAATTTCGTTGTTATTATACAGGCTGCCTTTGAGCGATCCAATGTATTACTGCAACTGGGTCGGGCTACCGAAGCTGTACAGGTTCTGGAGCCACTACTAAAAGATCCAAGAATACCGGCTTCGTTTTTTGATGCTATCCGAAGCAATCTGGCACTGGCTTACCTGAGAGAGGGTGAACAGACAAACTGTGTCACTAACCATGGTGTTGAAATGTGTGTATTTCCTATTAAAAATGGTGGAATTCATAAGGATATGACAGGATCTCGTGCCGCTATTCAGGAATACGAAGCAAAGCTGGCGAACAGTCCGGATGATCTGGAAGCGAGGTGGCTTTTAAATATTGCCTATATGACATTGGGTGAATACCCGCAAAATGTTCCCAAACAGTTTCTGATTCCAAACATGGGTGGGCAGGATGACTGTGAAGTCAAACCCTTTGAAGATCTGGCTATCGGCTTAGGTCTTGATCAGAAAGATCATGCTGGTGGAGTGATTCTGGAGGATTTTGATGAGGATGGATTTATCGATATTGTAACCTCATGCTGGGATATCAATAAACCCATGCATTATTTCAAAAATAATGGTGATGGGACATTCACTGACCGAAGTAAGGCTAGCGGATTAACTAAGATAACAGGAGGTCTGAATATCATGCAGACCGATTATAATAACGATGGGTTCAAAGACATTTTTGTGACTCGTGGTGCATGGCTGGGAACTATATTTGGTGAGCAGCCCAATTCATTGTTACGAAATAATGGCAATGGTACATTTACAGATGTCACTATTGAAAGTGGCCTTTTATCATTTCATCCTACACAGGCTGCAACCTGGAATGATTTTAACAACGATGGGTGGCTAGATGTATTTATTGGTAATGAGACCTCCAAATGGTCTGAGAGTTTACAGACTTGTGAATTTTATCTTAATAATGGAGATGGGACTTTTACCAATGTGGCAGACAAAGTGCATTGTAACATCAATGCTTTTGTAAAAGGAGTTACATCCGGAGATTATGACAATGATGGCTTTAAGGATATTTTCATTTCAACGCTGAATGGTGAACGTATTCTCTTAAGAAATAAAGGAGTAACAGATGGGATAATTGACTTTGAAGATGTTACAAACAAAGCAGGTTTAAAAGATGAAGATCATAATACATTTCCTACCTGGTTCTGGGACTATGATAATGATGGTTACCTGGACATATTTGTTTGTGATTATACCTTCACAAAGTCATTGGCAAGCTATGCTGCTGCTGAATATCTGGGCAAACCAGAAAAGTTTACCGGACAGCCCTGTCTGTATCATAACAATCGCAATGGCACTTTCACCAATGTAACACATGCGATGGGCTTATATACTACTGCCTTTGCTATGGGAGCTAACTTTGGTGACATTGACAATGACGGTTATCTGGATATGTATCTGGGAACTGGTAATCCCAACTACCAGTCGTTAGTTCCCAATAAGATGTTTAAAAACATAAGAGGTGAACGGTTTGCAGATGTGACTACATCCGCTAAAGTGGGCAATCTTCAGAAAGGACACGGAGTTGCCTTTGCCGATATGGACAATGACGGCGATCAGGATATTTTCATAGAGATGGGTGGCGCCTATATAGGTGATGCTTACCCCAACTCTTTTTTTCAGAATCCGGGACAAAGCAATAATAACTGGTTGTCTCTGACACTGGAGGGAACTCAATCCAACAAGGCGGCTATTGGCACAAGCGTGAAAGTGAGTTTCACAGAAAATGGCAAAACACGATCTGTATACCGTGATGTGAATTCTGGTGGAAGCTTCGGCTCATCTCCTCTAAAAAGAGAAATAGGTATAGGACAGGCCACTATGATAGACCAGATTGAGATCAAATGGCATGGGAGTGGTTTGATGCAAACTTTTAAAAATGTTCTTCCCAATCAGTTTATTAAAATTAAAGAAGGCAGTAATGTAATCGAAAAGATAAAACTGCAAAGGCTGGATTTTAACAAAAAATCAACTCAGAATATAGCTGTTTGTAACAGTGTTATGTAG
- a CDS encoding dihydrofolate reductase family protein produces MRKIILDLAVTLDGFIEGPNGEVDWCIMDDDMGFDKFVEEIDTILYGRISYELYGYYTPDASRSQTEIDFAKATQKMKKYVFSKSLSTIQGNATLVSENIAEEIYKLKESPGKDIWLFGGASLITSFIQAGLIDEYRIGVHPVALGNGKPLFQQLQQRLDLQLIDTKVYRSGVTLLRYKPKQSE; encoded by the coding sequence ATGCGGAAAATAATTCTGGATCTGGCAGTAACACTGGATGGATTTATCGAAGGCCCTAATGGTGAAGTGGACTGGTGTATTATGGACGATGATATGGGTTTCGATAAGTTTGTGGAGGAAATTGATACAATTTTGTATGGACGTATCAGCTATGAATTGTATGGGTACTATACACCTGATGCATCACGTTCACAAACAGAAATTGACTTTGCAAAGGCTACTCAGAAAATGAAGAAATATGTCTTCTCCAAATCATTGAGTACTATACAAGGTAATGCAACGCTTGTAAGCGAAAACATAGCGGAAGAGATTTACAAACTAAAAGAAAGTCCGGGAAAGGATATCTGGCTCTTTGGTGGAGCAAGTTTAATAACTTCATTTATCCAGGCAGGTTTGATTGATGAATACCGGATAGGTGTTCATCCGGTAGCTTTAGGCAATGGGAAACCACTATTCCAACAATTGCAACAACGCCTGGATTTACAGTTGATTGACACAAAAGTATATCGGTCAGGTGTCACACTGTTACGTTATAAACCAAAGCAATCTGAATGA
- a CDS encoding VOC family protein, which produces MQQRVSVLTIGVDNLSAIRAFYREKIGWQPIAENKDILFIQMNGFLLGFTQRKPLADFIGISSEGTGFRSFTIGYNVDTKEEVTEWYHKLKKQGITILKEPEEASFGGHFFYFSDIEGNILEIAYNPYIELDNVGNVLGHASIDHL; this is translated from the coding sequence ATGCAACAACGTGTAAGTGTACTTACAATAGGGGTAGATAATCTGTCAGCTATCCGTGCTTTCTATAGAGAAAAAATAGGCTGGCAACCAATCGCTGAGAATAAAGACATTCTGTTCATTCAGATGAATGGCTTTCTGCTTGGCTTTACCCAACGAAAACCTTTGGCAGATTTTATAGGTATATCATCGGAAGGTACGGGTTTTCGGTCTTTTACTATTGGCTATAATGTTGATACCAAAGAAGAAGTAACAGAATGGTATCATAAATTAAAAAAACAAGGTATTACCATTTTAAAAGAACCAGAAGAAGCTTCTTTTGGAGGACATTTCTTTTATTTCTCAGATATAGAAGGCAACATTCTCGAAATTGCTTACAATCCATATATCGAATTAGATAATGTTGGTAATGTTCTGGGACATGCCTCTATTGATCATCTTTAA